GGTATTTATGTCGACCTCGTTCTGATGTCGTTATTATTTAGCCGTGTATTTCTACTTTTGAAAAGCGACTTAAAAAAATAGGAAAGGATATGAAAATTACAAAAAAATTGATTTTTGTTACATCCGTTTTTTTTGCGTTAAATTATGCAATCGCGGATGAATGGGATGATTTTGGAAGCGATTCTGATTTTTCTTCTACTTCGCCTGTTGTTAGCATAAGCGGAAGTGCTAAAATGTCTGGTCGAGCGTACGCAGATTTTAGAGAAGATGGCGATTCTGGCAAAAGATATTCTGCAAAAGACCTCAAAGTCGAAAGCATCCCGGAAGCTTCCCTCAATTTTGATTATAACGGTTCATCTTCTGAAGTCTATTTTAAATTAAAATTCAATAAAAACTCTTTGGGCGAATATAAAGCGGATATCCTTGATGAATTTAGTGCTCGTGCGTATCTTGGAAATTTTCAGCTGGAAGCAGGCAAAATGAAAGTTGTCTGGGGCAAGGGTGACAAAATTCACGTAGTCGATAACTTTAACGCAAACGATTACACGAATTTTGTATACCCAGACTATATTGAACGCCGAATTGCAGAGCCAATGTTGCGCCTAGTTTATTCAACAGCGTCAAACATTAAATTTGAAGCGATTTACACCCCAGTTATGAGCGTAGACCGCCTTGCAAGCGGTGGAATCTGGCAGCCTTATGCGTCTAAAAGGCTTGCTAACAATTTACAATCTTTTGTAAAAGCTTACCTTGTAAATGCAACTAACGCTAAAGTAAATGCAAATAATCTTGCTTCTCAAGCGGCAACCCTTGCCTCTCTTTACGATAATGGTGCAGGAGACGCTAATGCTGGTGCTAAACTTACAGCACTTATTACAAATAATGCTACAACGCTTGCTAAATATGGGCTTGATACGAGTACTCCTTTTACTATTATGAATACTGCAACTACTGCTATAACAAAGTATGTTGCTGCAACGGAAACTGCCTATCTTACAGCCCTGTCTGCTTCTTCTAATGTTGCTTCTAATCTTTATCCAGATACAGCGTCTCTAAAATATGGACAAGCAGGTTTACGCAGCACATTTACGCTTGGGCATTTTGACTTAGGTTTTAATTATTACTATGGACACTACAAGCAACCTTCTAGCGACTCTACGAAAGTTGCTTCGTATGTTACAAAAGTTTTGTCGGGAGCAACTATTACAGAAGACGATAAATTCCTTTGTTACGACAGATTGCAGGTTTTTGGTGTAGAAATGGCAACTGTTCTTTGGAAGTTCAATCTTAGAGGCGAAGGCGCATATTATTTAACAAAAGACACCGCAGGAGACGATTCAAGCGTTCACAACAATAGCATTCAGTGGGTGTTTGGTTTTGATATGGATTTGCCAGTTTCAAATGTAAACTTAAACGTTCAAACTCAAGGCAAATACGTGTTGAACAACAAAAAAATCAAAGATAGTGCAAACGTAAACGATGTCGATTACAATTCTGACGACAAATACACGAGCAATAAGTTGATTGTAGATATTACCGATTCTTATCTGCACGAAAATATAAAACTCGACTTAAAAGGCATATACGAAGTTGAAACAAAGGATTTTGTCATAATGCCTTCTGTAACTTTTAAAACTGTTGACGATTTTTCTGTTACAGCGTCTGGAATGCTTATAAAAACCGACAATGTAAATTCTGATTTTTATAACTTTAGAAGAAACAGTTTTGCGCAAATTTCTTGCAAATATTTGTTCTAGCGTAAAGTAAAGTTACTTTATAAAAATTTTATCTTTGAAATTTTTACTTTGTTGTAACTTTTTGCGGGGTTTGGGGCAGAGCCCCAGGAGAAGGGGTAGGGCGCAACGCAGTGCGACCGCAGGGGAAGGCTTTCCCCTCCTAAAAAAATGAATTCTTAAATGATTTACAAAAATCTATTTTATTAGACAACTGCGCTTATTTTTAATATATTTTAACCATGAGTATTTTTATTAACGAAGAAGAAAAAAAAGAGAAAAAAAATTCTCCCGACAACTTGATGGACAAGATTTTAAAGACTCGCCAGATTATTGTAAGCGGCGAAGTGAACGAAGAACTTGTCGAAAAAATTGTAAAACAACTTTTTGTATTGGAAGCGGAATCTGATAAACCTATATATCTTTACATCGATTCGCCAGGTGGCTCGATTGACGATGGTTTTGGGCTTTACGATGTTATCCGTTTTATAAATGCGCCTGTCTACACGATTGGGATGGGGTTGATTGCAAGTATGGGTGTAACCTTGTTTTTGTCTGTTCCAAAAGAAAGAAGATTCAGCTTGCCAAACAGCCACTTTTTAATTCATCAGCCGCTTATGGGATCCAGCCGTGGTGTTGCAACCGATATTGAAATTACCGCTCAGGAAATAACAAAATCAAGAGAAGTTTTAACAAAATTGATTGCTGATGCAACTGGAAAAGATTTTGAAACTATAAAAAGAGATACTGAACGCGACTATTGGTTAACTGCTGGAGAAGCGCTGGAATATGGGCTTGTCGGAAAAATCATAAAAACTCGCACAGAACTTCCATTGTAGTTTTATGAGTTTGAAAAATCCGGAATTGCTGAAAAAGCGATTTTATTGAATATCAAAACTTTGCTTTTGAACAAGAATTTTTGGACAATTTTGTAGAACTTAATTTGTCTGTTTTTTGCAAACAAATTGAATCAAAGTGAAAACTGTGATAGATTGGGGCTATCGGATGATTTTTGATTTAACGGATTCGCTTTGCTCTCAAATTCTTTTTGCGATGGAAAATCAGCAAAAGGATTTTGCTTTGGACGCAAGAACAAAAAAAGTTATTGAGTGCGACCATAGCGAAGTTGATCAGGAAAACATTTATCTGTTGCCAGTTTGGACAAGTTCCGACGGTTATAATTTGCTTGAATCTTTTGTTGCCTCGTATAAAGGTGTTGAGCCTTACGAGCAGTTTGCTGGGATTCTTGCAGAAGGACGGGGGGTATTTAAGAATTTTAAAAATACTTTAAAGATGTACCCAGAAATAGAGCGAAGATTTCACTCTTTTAAAAATAAGAAAATGAAATTTTTGATTTACGAATGGTATAATGCACTTCGCGAATCTTGGGGTCTTGAATCTTTAGAACAGGATTTTTACGAATACGACGACCTGATTTTAGAAGATTTTACCTTTCGTGCGTTTGACTGCAATTTGGACAGCGTTGACGCGGCGAACCTTGCAAGTGCTTTTTTTGAAGAATTAAAAGAAAAATTTTTTGGCAAATTGGGATTTGCCCTTTCTAAGCAGAGCGAGGCTCTGTTTAATTTTATAAATCAGGGACTAAAAAACGAAAGTGTTAAAGGCTTTGTCTGCCACACTTTATCAGATGAGTTTGCTGGTTGTCTTTTATATTCTTCCGATTTGTCCTCAACACAAGAGAGTGTTTTTTTGACAGGTCTTTTTGTGAAACAGAATTACCGTGGGCTTGGAATAGCGAGAGAACTTTTAAAAAGATGTATTTCCAGCTTGAGCGAAAACGGAATTCAATTTTTTATTATAGATAATTCGTTTGTACCAAAAGTGTTAAAACCTATGCTCGAAAAAATGGGGTTTAGGGAAGAAGATTTTGCTTTTGTTTACGAATTAAAATAAGCCTTTTTGACTTAAGGAGTATTACGATGGCTTTTAACAGACGAGAAACTGAACTAAACATGGAACAAGTGGCTGCTTTTTTAAAAGATGCAGTTGCAAAGGTAGAAGCAAATCCAGAAAGATTTGAAGAACTTAAAAAAGTTTTTAAGAAGAATGTTCCTTTGACAAGGCGCTCTTATGTTGCAGCATATCTTTTGAAATGTGCAAGCGGAGCGATTTTTCATTTTAATCCAAATAAAAAACGAGAAGATTTCCGTGCAAGACGCGAAGAATCCCGCCATAGCCGTTTTGAAGAACGCAAAGAGAGAACAGAAAATTCTGAAAATACAGAAACAAAAGAGCGTTTTCAGCATGTTGAAATAGATCCTGCAAATGCAGCAACAGTTTTTGTTAGCATCGGACGCAACCGCAGAGTTTATCCTAGAGATTTGCTCGGCCTTTTTATAAACGAAGCAGGAATAGAACGCGAAAGAATTGGCAACATAAAGGTACTTGCTAATTATTCATTTATAGAACTTTTTAAAGAAGATGCCGACAAAGTTATCGCTTCTTTAAACGATTTTGAATGGCGAGGTCGCAAACTTTCTGTAAGTTATTCTGCAAAAAAAGACGATGACGAGAATTTCGAACAAGCAGAATCTACAAAAAATGATTTTGTCAACAACGAGCGAATTCCAGATGTTGAAAATACTTCTGCACCAATCGTAGATAGTTTTACCGTTAATAATTCTGACACAGTCGCTCAGCAGGCAGCCTTTGCAAAAGAAATGGAAAAAACACCTGTAGAAATGTCCGATGAAGAAATAATGGCTCTTCGTAAGCCTCGTTCAAGCTCTTCTTCTGATATACAATAAGAAACTATTGCACTTGATATGTGCTTTTGACCGGCTCTTTTGCGCCGGTCTTTTTTTTGTTGAGGAATGTCAATGTCTATCGTAAAAGTAATTCAAACTGGACCGCTTCTTGTTAATTCGCTTGTTG
This portion of the Treponema pectinovorum genome encodes:
- a CDS encoding ATP-dependent Clp protease proteolytic subunit; the protein is MSIFINEEEKKEKKNSPDNLMDKILKTRQIIVSGEVNEELVEKIVKQLFVLEAESDKPIYLYIDSPGGSIDDGFGLYDVIRFINAPVYTIGMGLIASMGVTLFLSVPKERRFSLPNSHFLIHQPLMGSSRGVATDIEITAQEITKSREVLTKLIADATGKDFETIKRDTERDYWLTAGEALEYGLVGKIIKTRTELPL
- a CDS encoding GNAT family N-acetyltransferase, which encodes MIFDLTDSLCSQILFAMENQQKDFALDARTKKVIECDHSEVDQENIYLLPVWTSSDGYNLLESFVASYKGVEPYEQFAGILAEGRGVFKNFKNTLKMYPEIERRFHSFKNKKMKFLIYEWYNALRESWGLESLEQDFYEYDDLILEDFTFRAFDCNLDSVDAANLASAFFEELKEKFFGKLGFALSKQSEALFNFINQGLKNESVKGFVCHTLSDEFAGCLLYSSDLSSTQESVFLTGLFVKQNYRGLGIARELLKRCISSLSENGIQFFIIDNSFVPKVLKPMLEKMGFREEDFAFVYELK
- a CDS encoding DbpA RNA binding domain-containing protein yields the protein MAFNRRETELNMEQVAAFLKDAVAKVEANPERFEELKKVFKKNVPLTRRSYVAAYLLKCASGAIFHFNPNKKREDFRARREESRHSRFEERKERTENSENTETKERFQHVEIDPANAATVFVSIGRNRRVYPRDLLGLFINEAGIERERIGNIKVLANYSFIELFKEDADKVIASLNDFEWRGRKLSVSYSAKKDDDENFEQAESTKNDFVNNERIPDVENTSAPIVDSFTVNNSDTVAQQAAFAKEMEKTPVEMSDEEIMALRKPRSSSSSDIQ